Proteins from a single region of Chloroflexota bacterium:
- the pstC gene encoding phosphate ABC transporter permease subunit PstC, with translation MHESSRVRWSEFAIEAIIRVLGFSTIGFVLLIFLFLLREGMPVFFEVSPDNLFGTRWYPTFGLFGTLPLILGSALVTVTAIVIALPLGVATAVFVREVAPGWAREVLKPTIEVLAGIPSVVLGFFGMTIIAPLVREVLGAPTGLTAFTGAIILAYMALPTIISVAEDALDAVPKSYRDASLAMGATRWQTIWRVVVPAAKSGIVTAIMLGMGRAIGETMAVMMVTGNAARMPLTLDSLFRPARTMTATIAAEMGEVAQGSVHYHALFGIGIILFVLTFLINVAAASTMFKQRERGGLR, from the coding sequence ATGCATGAGTCCTCGCGCGTCCGATGGAGTGAGTTCGCCATCGAAGCGATCATCCGGGTGTTAGGCTTCTCCACGATCGGCTTCGTGTTGTTGATCTTCCTGTTCCTCCTGCGCGAGGGGATGCCCGTCTTCTTCGAGGTCTCCCCGGACAACCTCTTCGGCACACGCTGGTACCCCACTTTTGGCCTGTTCGGCACGCTTCCCTTGATCCTGGGCTCAGCGCTGGTCACGGTGACCGCCATCGTGATCGCGCTGCCGTTGGGAGTGGCGACGGCCGTCTTCGTGCGGGAGGTGGCGCCAGGCTGGGCCCGAGAGGTCCTGAAGCCCACCATCGAGGTACTGGCAGGCATCCCTTCGGTGGTGCTGGGCTTCTTCGGCATGACGATCATCGCCCCTCTGGTGCGCGAGGTCCTGGGCGCGCCGACGGGGCTGACGGCCTTCACCGGGGCGATCATCCTGGCCTACATGGCGCTCCCCACCATCATCAGCGTCGCCGAGGACGCCCTGGACGCAGTGCCCAAGAGCTATCGAGATGCCAGCCTGGCGATGGGGGCCACGCGGTGGCAGACCATCTGGAGGGTGGTCGTGCCCGCCGCGAAGTCCGGCATCGTCACGGCGATCATGCTGGGGATGGGGCGGGCCATCGGGGAGACGATGGCCGTGATGATGGTCACCGGCAACGCGGCCCGTATGCCGCTGACCCTCGATTCACTCTTCCGCCCCGCCCGCACCATGACGGCCACCATCGCCGCCGAGATGGGCGAGGTGGCACAGGGCAGCGTTCACTACCATGCCCTCTTCGGCATCGGCATTATCCTCTTCGTACTGACCTTCCTCATCAACGT
- a CDS encoding phosphate ABC transporter substrate-binding protein — MARGIHPFLIRLFPTTPTDFAIHVQWTRWILTGLLCLGITLAAIGCGAQATESEHEAPSQAAKTIENKGSDTLVNLALAWAETYMQLHPEVRISVTGGGSGTGIAAMINGTVDIANASRKMKPEEIAAAQANGINPIEFTVARDAIAVVVHPSNPVDGLTLQQISDIYTGKITNWREVGGEDRPIVLLSRESNSGTYVYFLEHVIRMGDKKSDLLFSPDTLLMPSSEGISAEVRQNPNAIGYDGLGYVTPDQKMLAIARDPKGPYVLPSVETVNDGSYPISRSLYMYTAGEPTGHVKDYLDWILSDGQKLVPELGFVPLK, encoded by the coding sequence ATGGCCAGGGGAATCCACCCGTTTCTCATCCGCCTTTTCCCCACGACTCCCACAGACTTCGCCATACATGTCCAATGGACACGCTGGATCCTCACCGGCCTGCTGTGCCTGGGCATCACCCTGGCGGCGATCGGCTGCGGGGCCCAGGCCACCGAATCCGAACATGAGGCGCCGTCCCAGGCCGCGAAGACGATCGAGAACAAGGGGTCGGACACGCTGGTGAACCTGGCGCTGGCCTGGGCGGAGACGTATATGCAACTTCACCCGGAGGTGCGCATCTCCGTCACCGGCGGCGGGTCGGGCACCGGCATCGCGGCCATGATCAACGGCACCGTGGACATCGCCAACGCCTCGAGGAAGATGAAGCCCGAGGAGATCGCGGCCGCACAGGCCAACGGGATCAATCCCATCGAGTTCACCGTCGCCCGGGATGCCATCGCCGTGGTGGTCCACCCCTCCAACCCGGTGGACGGCCTCACCCTCCAGCAGATCTCCGATATCTACACGGGCAAGATCACCAACTGGCGAGAGGTGGGCGGGGAGGACCGTCCCATCGTCCTGCTCTCCCGGGAGTCGAACTCCGGCACATATGTCTACTTTCTGGAACATGTGATCCGCATGGGCGATAAGAAGAGCGACCTGCTCTTCTCTCCCGACACGTTATTGATGCCCTCATCGGAGGGGATCAGCGCGGAGGTGCGCCAGAACCCCAACGCCATCGGGTATGATGGCCTGGGATACGTGACGCCCGACCAGAAGATGCTAGCCATCGCCCGAGATCCGAAGGGGCCCTACGTGCTCCCCTCCGTCGAGACGGTCAACGACGGATCCTATCCCATCTCCCGTTCCCTGTACATGTATACCGCCGGGGAGCCCACAGGCCACGTGAAGGACTACCTGGACTGGATCCTGAGCGATGGGCAGAAGCTGGTCCCCGAACTCGGGTTCGTCCCGCTGAAGTGA
- a CDS encoding HD domain-containing protein: protein MMSFEVPARHNGKLQQLMARINDDAELLQLWKCANVNSVDRSGISDHGEVHIRIVANAALRLLRLLVEADVQPNVVTDYGLAVEDAEVLVVLGACLHDIGIAVHRDDHEQYSLILAYPKARELLSELYEEPALTTMVAETLHAVIAHRSDQRCLTLEAGVLKVADALDMTEGRSRIPFEAGQVNIHSVSALAVEAVHIEKGEDRPIRVNISLSNSAGIFQVDELLKHKLRSSTLAPYVEITAQIEGETERRLLGIYKL, encoded by the coding sequence ATGATGAGTTTTGAGGTACCTGCCCGACACAATGGGAAATTGCAACAACTGATGGCGCGGATCAACGACGATGCCGAGCTTCTACAGCTCTGGAAGTGCGCCAACGTCAACTCGGTCGACCGCTCCGGCATCAGCGACCACGGCGAAGTCCACATCCGGATCGTGGCCAACGCCGCGCTGCGGCTCCTGCGGCTGCTGGTGGAGGCGGACGTCCAGCCCAACGTGGTCACGGACTACGGACTGGCCGTCGAGGACGCGGAAGTGCTCGTCGTCCTGGGGGCCTGCCTGCACGATATCGGCATCGCCGTGCACCGCGATGACCACGAGCAGTACAGCCTGATCCTGGCCTACCCCAAGGCACGCGAGCTGCTGAGCGAGCTCTACGAGGAGCCCGCCCTGACGACGATGGTCGCCGAGACGCTCCACGCGGTGATCGCCCATCGCTCCGATCAACGCTGCCTGACCCTCGAAGCCGGGGTGCTCAAGGTGGCCGACGCGCTGGACATGACGGAGGGGCGCTCCCGGATCCCCTTTGAGGCCGGCCAGGTGAACATCCACTCCGTCTCCGCGCTGGCGGTGGAAGCCGTCCACATCGAGAAGGGGGAGGATCGCCCCATACGGGTGAACATCAGCTTGAGCAACTCGGCGGGGATCTTCCAGGTGGATGAGCTCCTCAAGCACAAGCTCCGAAGCTCCACGCTGGCCCCCTACGTCGAGATCACCGCGCAAATCGAGGGGGAAACGGAGCGCCGGCTTCTGGGGATCTACAAGCTGTGA
- a CDS encoding arsenate reductase ArsC — MRKRRVLFLCTGNSARSQMAEGLVRHFLGDQWEAHSAGTRPAGYVHPLAVQTMAELGIDITHQRSKPVEAFRDVPFDLIVTVCDDAARNCPAWPGQGQTIHIRFPDPAEATGSPEEQLTVFRQIRDDIRERVLGHLRRYPLEPGG; from the coding sequence ATGAGAAAGCGGCGCGTCCTGTTCCTGTGCACCGGCAACTCGGCTCGCAGCCAGATGGCCGAGGGATTGGTCAGGCATTTCCTGGGCGACCAATGGGAGGCGCATTCCGCCGGGACGCGGCCGGCCGGGTACGTCCACCCCCTGGCCGTGCAGACGATGGCCGAATTGGGGATCGACATCACCCACCAGCGCTCAAAACCTGTGGAGGCGTTCCGCGACGTCCCCTTCGATCTGATCGTCACCGTATGTGACGACGCCGCGCGAAACTGCCCGGCATGGCCGGGGCAGGGCCAGACGATCCATATCCGATTCCCGGACCCGGCCGAGGCGACCGGATCGCCCGAGGAACAGCTCACGGTCTTCCGGCAGATACGAGACGATATCCGGGAGAGAGTGCTGGGCCATCTCCGGCGATATCCCCTGGAGCCAGGGGGATGA
- the pstB gene encoding phosphate ABC transporter ATP-binding protein, which produces MTLEPGEETRAIPESKAGLVVRSLTAGFGRFVAIRDITLTIPAHRVTAIIGPSGSGKSTFLRCLNRMHEEVRGAWMKGTVLLGGEDIYAPGTDPVRIRRRVGMVFQRPNPFPTLSIFDNVAAGLRLSHWGRVPDLEKRVENALRRAALWDEVKDKLHEPGTALSGGQQQRLCIARALAVEPEVLLMDEPASALDPIATLRIEELMRELARDYTIVVVTHNMQQAARVSDYTAFFMTDEHRAGYLVEYGPTQKIFTNPRDRRTEDYITGRFG; this is translated from the coding sequence ATGACCCTGGAGCCAGGTGAGGAGACACGGGCCATCCCCGAATCGAAAGCCGGGCTGGTCGTCAGGAGCCTGACGGCGGGGTTCGGCCGCTTCGTGGCGATCCGGGACATCACCCTGACCATTCCCGCCCACAGGGTGACGGCCATCATTGGCCCGTCGGGGTCGGGAAAGTCCACGTTCCTGCGATGCCTGAACCGCATGCATGAGGAGGTACGGGGAGCCTGGATGAAGGGGACCGTGCTGCTGGGCGGCGAGGATATCTACGCCCCCGGGACGGACCCGGTGCGCATTCGCCGACGCGTGGGGATGGTCTTCCAGAGGCCCAATCCCTTCCCCACCCTGTCCATCTTCGACAACGTCGCAGCCGGATTGCGCCTGAGCCATTGGGGACGTGTGCCCGATCTGGAGAAGCGCGTAGAGAACGCCCTGCGCCGGGCAGCCCTCTGGGATGAGGTGAAGGACAAGCTGCACGAGCCGGGGACCGCGCTGTCCGGCGGACAGCAACAGCGCCTGTGCATCGCCCGCGCCCTGGCCGTCGAGCCGGAGGTCCTGCTGATGGACGAGCCCGCCTCCGCCCTGGATCCTATTGCCACGCTACGCATCGAGGAGTTGATGCGAGAGCTGGCCCGCGACTACACGATCGTCGTCGTCACCCATAACATGCAACAGGCCGCTCGCGTCTCCGATTACACGGCCTTCTTCATGACGGATGAACACCGCGCGGGATATCTGGTCGAATACGGGCCCACGCAGAAGATCTTCACCAATCCCAGGGACAGGCGGACGGAGGACTACATCACCGGGAGGTTCGGATGA
- the pstA gene encoding phosphate ABC transporter permease PstA translates to MRKAYIWRKLTNDLMAALTALSAGISTSILLIILIYVARQGIPALSRDFLLHMPTPVGVPGGGIANAIVGSLIVVGLASLLALPIGISAGIYLSESGDNRFGDAVRYLADVLSGVPSIVMGIFAYTLIVARQGHFSALSGGFALGVMMLPIISRATEEMLRMVPDSLREAGLALGIPRWRVTIRIIVPTAGRGILTGVVLALARVVGETAPLLFTAFGNPYWSTDVSQPIATLPHILFTYAISPYDDWHTKAWGTALVLTAIVLLASLAVRYGGRSRYQPQP, encoded by the coding sequence ATGAGGAAAGCGTACATCTGGCGCAAGCTGACGAACGATCTCATGGCCGCGCTGACGGCGCTCAGCGCGGGGATATCCACATCGATCCTGCTGATCATCCTGATCTACGTCGCGAGGCAGGGGATCCCGGCCCTGAGCCGGGACTTCCTCCTCCACATGCCAACGCCGGTGGGCGTCCCCGGGGGCGGCATCGCCAACGCCATCGTCGGATCGCTCATCGTCGTGGGCCTGGCAAGCCTGCTGGCCCTACCCATCGGTATCAGCGCCGGCATATACCTGAGCGAGTCCGGCGATAACCGGTTCGGCGACGCCGTCCGCTACCTGGCGGACGTGCTCTCCGGCGTCCCATCGATCGTGATGGGCATCTTCGCCTACACGCTGATCGTCGCCAGGCAAGGGCATTTCTCCGCGCTCTCCGGCGGGTTCGCCCTGGGCGTGATGATGCTGCCCATCATCAGCCGGGCCACGGAGGAGATGCTGCGCATGGTGCCCGACTCCCTGCGCGAGGCCGGGCTGGCGCTGGGCATCCCCCGCTGGCGGGTGACGATCCGGATCATCGTCCCCACGGCCGGCCGGGGCATCCTGACCGGGGTCGTGCTGGCACTGGCACGGGTGGTGGGGGAGACAGCTCCCCTGCTCTTCACAGCCTTTGGCAACCCTTACTGGAGCACGGACGTCTCCCAACCCATCGCCACCCTGCCGCACATCCTGTTCACCTATGCCATCTCGCCCTACGACGACTGGCACACGAAGGCGTGGGGGACCGCCCTGGTGCTCACGGCGATCGTCCTGCTGGCCAGCCTGGCCGTCCGGTATGGTGGACGATCACGCTACCAGCCCCAGCCCTGA
- the pstC gene encoding phosphate ABC transporter permease subunit PstC, whose protein sequence is MAALSTRITRRLLRRPPRISIGDRIFQGWTWLMAGALLGLVLLLFLELVTGSLPALQRYGWRFIVQSTWDPVTETFGALPAIYGTIVSSLLALAIAGPIGLLSAIFLAELAPDWLDAPLSFLIELLASIPSVIYGLWGLYVMVPVLRDLEKAIRRHVDLPFFSCTPLGIGMLAGVAILAIMILPYTTAIARDVLRAVPNDQREAMLALGATRWETIWRALVPYARTGIIGGLMLALGRALGETMAVTMLIGNRPEISICLFDPAYTLASQIANEFTEATSDVYLAALIELGLILFAITLAMNALARLLVLRANRGIIRGRR, encoded by the coding sequence ATGGCAGCCTTGAGTACCCGGATCACACGGCGACTCCTGAGACGTCCACCCCGTATCAGCATTGGGGATAGGATCTTCCAGGGCTGGACATGGCTCATGGCAGGCGCGCTGCTCGGCCTGGTATTGCTCCTCTTCCTGGAGCTGGTGACCGGCTCCCTCCCCGCGCTGCAACGGTACGGATGGCGGTTCATCGTCCAGAGCACCTGGGACCCCGTGACGGAAACGTTCGGCGCGTTGCCGGCTATATACGGCACCATCGTCTCCTCCCTCCTCGCCCTGGCCATCGCCGGCCCCATTGGGCTCCTCTCCGCCATCTTCCTGGCCGAGCTGGCCCCCGACTGGCTGGACGCGCCCCTCTCCTTCCTGATCGAGCTCCTGGCCTCCATCCCCAGCGTGATCTACGGGCTGTGGGGGCTCTACGTCATGGTCCCCGTGCTACGGGATCTGGAGAAGGCGATCAGGAGGCATGTGGATCTCCCGTTCTTCTCCTGCACGCCGCTGGGCATTGGAATGCTGGCCGGCGTCGCCATCCTGGCCATCATGATCCTGCCCTACACGACGGCCATAGCCCGAGATGTGCTGCGGGCCGTGCCCAACGACCAACGCGAGGCCATGCTGGCGCTCGGCGCCACCCGATGGGAGACGATCTGGCGCGCCCTCGTGCCGTACGCCCGCACCGGGATCATCGGCGGCCTCATGCTGGCGCTCGGCCGGGCCCTGGGGGAGACGATGGCCGTCACCATGCTGATCGGCAACCGCCCAGAGATATCCATCTGTCTCTTCGATCCGGCCTACACCCTGGCCAGCCAGATCGCCAACGAGTTCACCGAGGCCACATCGGATGTATACCTGGCCGCGCTGATCGAGCTGGGGCTGATCCTGTTCGCCATCACCCTGGCCATGAACGCCCTGGCTCGCCTGCTCGTGCTGCGAGCGAATCGGGGTATAATAAGAGGACGTCGATGA
- the pstS gene encoding phosphate ABC transporter substrate-binding protein PstS, with translation MRKTAALIGILMIAALLAACNSTQPVAGPTAASAGETSTQEEVVQITGAGATFPYPLYSRWFHEYSTNVDPTARFNYQSIGSGGGIRQITAKTVDFGASDAILGEKEKAAAPELRMFPTVAGGVVVAYNLQDAAGNPIDKGLRLSPDVLADIFLGKITRWDDARLQALNPDIPLPGEDIIVAHRSDGSGTTFLFTHYLAQVSEEWKRSVGAGKSVEWPVGIGGKGNEGVAGVIRQQPNSIGYIELAYAVQNGISYASVQNREGNFIEPSLEGITAASDAYAADMPKDMGQLLVNAPGADSYPIAGYTFLLLYQDMDDCAKAGKIVAFLKWALTEGDPYAIELLYAPLGKRVEERVIQKLDTLTCEGGNPIP, from the coding sequence ATGCGCAAAACCGCAGCCCTGATCGGCATCCTCATGATCGCTGCGCTGCTGGCCGCGTGTAACAGCACCCAGCCCGTGGCTGGGCCGACGGCCGCGTCGGCGGGGGAAACGTCCACCCAGGAAGAGGTCGTGCAGATCACGGGAGCAGGTGCGACCTTCCCCTATCCGCTGTACTCTCGCTGGTTCCACGAATACAGCACGAACGTCGATCCCACCGCCCGCTTCAACTATCAGTCCATCGGCTCCGGCGGTGGCATCCGCCAGATCACGGCCAAGACCGTTGACTTCGGGGCCTCCGACGCGATCCTGGGCGAGAAGGAAAAGGCGGCCGCCCCCGAGCTGCGGATGTTCCCGACCGTCGCGGGAGGCGTCGTCGTCGCCTACAACCTGCAGGACGCCGCCGGCAACCCCATCGACAAAGGGCTCAGACTCTCGCCGGATGTCCTCGCCGACATCTTCCTGGGGAAGATCACCCGGTGGGATGACGCGCGGCTCCAGGCGCTCAACCCGGACATCCCTCTGCCGGGCGAGGACATCATCGTCGCCCATCGATCCGACGGATCCGGGACCACCTTCCTGTTCACCCACTACCTGGCCCAGGTCAGCGAGGAGTGGAAGCGCTCCGTGGGAGCCGGGAAGTCCGTCGAATGGCCCGTCGGCATCGGCGGCAAGGGCAACGAGGGCGTGGCGGGCGTCATCCGTCAACAGCCGAATAGCATCGGCTACATCGAGCTGGCCTACGCCGTCCAGAACGGCATCTCCTACGCCTCCGTCCAGAATCGCGAGGGGAACTTCATCGAGCCTTCCCTGGAGGGCATCACGGCCGCCTCCGACGCCTACGCGGCGGACATGCCGAAAGACATGGGCCAGCTCCTGGTCAACGCCCCGGGCGCCGACTCCTATCCCATCGCCGGCTACACGTTCCTCCTGCTCTATCAGGATATGGACGACTGCGCGAAGGCCGGCAAGATCGTGGCGTTCCTGAAATGGGCGCTGACCGAGGGGGATCCATATGCGATCGAGCTGCTATACGCCCCGCTGGGCAAGCGCGTGGAGGAGAGGGTGATCCAGAAGCTGGATACCCTGACCTGCGAGGGAGGGAATCCCATTCCTTAA